One Candidatus Eisenbacteria bacterium genomic region harbors:
- a CDS encoding DUF1259 domain-containing protein, translated as MKRALILIILMGLLTLSTAQRVMAAMSTSLDTTRIEELTGAKGTFNSREGVFKVSEPRSDLAVTVAGVKLTPSMGLTSWAAFKKTGEQTVVMGDMVLLEDQVNPVMSAALDNGLDVTALHNHFLWDSPKVMFMHIGGMGDEAKLAEGVGKVFAKIKETSGGKGEVPIADINPATTTLDPRKIEAILGVKGGVSDGVYKVTVGRTTAMHGASVGGTMGVNTWAAFAGSDDRSVVDGDFVMLEPELQPVLKALRGHGIDIVAIHQHMAGEQPRMLFLHYWGLGGTEDLARGLRAALDRTASMNAAQR; from the coding sequence ATGAAGCGAGCCCTGATTCTGATCATTCTGATGGGTCTCTTGACGCTCTCGACTGCGCAGAGGGTCATGGCTGCGATGAGCACATCTCTCGACACCACACGCATCGAGGAACTCACCGGCGCGAAGGGCACGTTCAATTCGAGAGAGGGCGTGTTCAAGGTCTCGGAGCCGCGGAGCGATTTGGCGGTCACAGTGGCCGGCGTCAAATTAACGCCGTCGATGGGACTGACTTCGTGGGCGGCCTTCAAGAAGACGGGGGAGCAGACGGTTGTCATGGGAGACATGGTCCTCCTGGAGGACCAGGTGAACCCGGTCATGAGCGCGGCCCTCGACAATGGGCTCGACGTCACCGCGTTGCACAACCACTTCCTTTGGGACTCTCCCAAAGTGATGTTCATGCACATCGGTGGGATGGGTGACGAGGCCAAACTCGCGGAGGGGGTCGGAAAGGTCTTCGCCAAGATCAAGGAAACGAGCGGTGGCAAGGGGGAGGTCCCCATCGCCGACATCAACCCAGCGACGACCACACTCGATCCGAGGAAGATCGAAGCGATCCTTGGCGTGAAGGGCGGCGTGAGTGACGGTGTGTACAAGGTCACCGTGGGTCGTACAACCGCGATGCACGGGGCGTCGGTGGGCGGCACGATGGGGGTCAACACATGGGCGGCGTTTGCAGGCTCCGACGACCGGTCGGTGGTCGACGGCGACTTCGTGATGCTCGAGCCCGAGCTCCAGCCGGTGCTCAAGGCACTGCGCGGTCACGGCATCGACATCGTCGCTATCCACCAGCACATGGCCGGCGAACAACCGCGGATGCTATTCCTGCACTACTGGGGTCTGGGAGGGACGGAGGATCTTGCCCGGGGGCTGCGTGCTGCTCTCGATCGCACGGCCTCGATGAACGCGGCCCAGCGGTGA
- a CDS encoding GNAT family N-acetyltransferase translates to MITIRPAAKPDEMALGRLGAALMRQHHASDPRRFILTDRPEYGYGRFLISQLANPDLLVLVAERPNEIVGYVFAGLEPTSWRDLRGPCGFIHDLYVHESARRQGTGQRLLRAAIDWVHSRGLAQVVLWSKLGNDAAQHLFAKLGFRETMIEMTLDETSET, encoded by the coding sequence ATGATCACGATCCGACCGGCCGCAAAGCCGGACGAAATGGCGCTCGGGCGACTCGGCGCCGCGCTTATGCGCCAGCATCATGCATCCGATCCCCGGCGGTTTATCCTCACGGATCGACCGGAGTACGGATATGGGCGGTTTCTCATCTCACAGCTAGCGAATCCTGACCTGCTGGTCCTGGTCGCCGAGCGCCCGAACGAGATCGTTGGCTATGTCTTTGCGGGACTCGAGCCCACGAGCTGGAGAGACCTGCGCGGCCCATGTGGATTCATCCACGACCTTTACGTGCACGAGAGTGCGCGGCGCCAGGGCACCGGACAGCGGCTCTTGCGCGCAGCGATCGACTGGGTCCACTCGAGAGGGCTGGCGCAGGTTGTGCTCTGGAGCAAGCTCGGCAACGATGCCGCGCAACACCTGTTCGCGAAACTCGGCTTCCGGGAAACGATGATCGAGATGACGCTCGACGAAACCTCCGAAACCTAA
- a CDS encoding DUF4332 domain-containing protein, whose translation MAGQSPETGPDIRRGRSIPVERKSRDTGPNGNRPALWRISGSPAIESARAAPHLNRSNRLRGNPRKHPVARCDEGVHPLDRKRARLGLGRSRTMSLKMSEFHGIDPAHVTTLRTAGIENTDDLMKIWSDKEKRAGIVTSSGISEENFMRFAAMARLGRVRGMDLRHLDVLVAAGIDGPKRLFSYTPETLAKHLGEVVAERKLTGPLPTAEDIAGWFANPKPGTNGSISSPKPEGPKPERVIVN comes from the coding sequence ATGGCTGGGCAGAGCCCCGAGACTGGCCCCGATATCCGCAGGGGTCGGTCGATCCCCGTTGAGCGGAAATCCCGCGATACGGGTCCAAACGGCAATCGGCCTGCGCTCTGGAGAATTTCCGGATCGCCCGCAATCGAATCGGCCCGCGCCGCACCCCACCTCAACCGGTCCAATCGCCTCCGGGGCAACCCCCGCAAGCATCCGGTCGCGCGGTGCGATGAAGGGGTTCATCCGCTCGATCGCAAGCGCGCTCGCCTTGGACTGGGAAGGAGTCGCACAATGTCTCTCAAGATGAGCGAGTTTCACGGAATCGATCCGGCCCACGTCACCACGCTTCGCACGGCCGGCATCGAGAATACGGACGATCTGATGAAGATCTGGAGCGACAAGGAGAAGCGCGCGGGCATCGTGACAAGCTCGGGCATCTCCGAGGAGAACTTCATGAGATTCGCGGCCATGGCGCGGCTCGGACGCGTGAGGGGAATGGATCTGCGACATCTCGACGTTCTCGTCGCAGCAGGCATCGATGGGCCGAAGCGCCTCTTCAGCTACACACCGGAGACCCTGGCGAAGCACCTGGGCGAGGTGGTGGCTGAGAGGAAGCTGACAGGCCCGCTCCCCACGGCAGAAGACATCGCCGGCTGGTTCGCAAATCCAAAGCCGGGGACGAACGGGAGCATTTCGAGCCCGAAGCCCGAAGGTCCGAAGCCGGAACGCGTCATCGTCAATTAG
- a CDS encoding vanillate O-demethylase oxidoreductase VanB, with the protein MSTTTTDRIEKQIHLRASRARVWRALTDSKEFGAWFQSAFTEPFRPGATVKGRITYPGYEHLVVEFAIEKMEPERLFSYRWHPHAIDPATDYSKEPMTLIEFTLEDAEGGTLL; encoded by the coding sequence ATGTCCACGACAACGACGGATCGAATCGAGAAGCAGATCCACCTACGCGCGTCGCGCGCCCGCGTGTGGCGCGCCCTTACCGACTCGAAGGAGTTCGGCGCCTGGTTCCAGTCGGCGTTCACGGAACCGTTTCGGCCGGGTGCAACGGTCAAAGGCCGGATCACCTATCCCGGCTACGAGCACCTTGTGGTCGAGTTCGCCATCGAGAAGATGGAACCGGAGCGTCTTTTCTCCTATCGGTGGCACCCGCATGCCATTGACCCGGCGACCGACTACTCGAAGGAGCCCATGACTCTCATCGAGTTTACACTCGAAGATGCGGAGGGCGGCACCCTGCTTC